A stretch of DNA from Streptomyces rubradiris:
GGACGAGGCCACGGAGCGGACGGGCCTGAGGGCACTCGTAGCCGCGACCGTGGCGCTGGCCAAGGGGAGCCTCGACCTCCCGGACGTGCCGACGGCCTGACACGACGTGAAGACGGTTGGGGGCGCACCTGGAAGGTGCGCCCCCAACCGTCTCTGCCTACTCGTGAGACTCAGCCGGCCCAGACGTCCTCGACGTAGCGCCCGGACTCGACGAGCCCCGCGAGCCACGCCACGGCCTGCTCATCGCTCGCACCGGTCCGTTCACGGTAGAGCGCCATGAACGCCTCCCGTACGGCCGGTGCCATACGGCGGCCGTCGCCGCAGATGTAGACGCGTCCGTCGGACTCCAGGACCGACCACACCTCCTCGCTCTCACGGGCGATGCGCTCCTGGACGAAGCGGGCGCCGTTCTCGGGCGCGTGCATGAAGGTGGGGCGCATGCTGACGGCGCCGGCCGCCTCGGCTGCCTCGAACTCCTCCCGGTGGAGGAAGTCCACGTCGGGATGGTCGCAGCCGAAGTAGCAGAGCAGGGTCCCGGTCGAGCCGGCGTGGTGGCGGTCGAGGACCGCGCCGCGGAAGGGCGCGAGACCGGTACCCGCGCTGATCAGGATCACCGGTACGGAGGTGTCCTCGGGGAGGCGGAAGGACTCGCTGCACGGCAGGACCCGGGCCTGGATCACGTCGCCCGCGTTCACCGTCTGCAGGAAGTGCGAGGCGATGCCCCGGAAGGTGCCCTCCCCCGACCGGTGGGGCGCCGCCAGCAGTGACACCATCAGGTCCGCCTCGCCCGGCCGGGCCGCGGCGGACGACGAGATCGAGTAGTGCCGGGGGCGCAGCACCGGCAGCATTTCCAGGAAGCGTTCGAAGGGCAGTTCGCACGCACGGTAGCGCTCCACGAGGTCCAGGACGCTGAGCCCCGCGACGGTCACCTGCTCCCGGAAGGTCTCGGCATCGGCGGTGGCGAAGACGGTGAGCGGCTGCTTCTCAGGCGGGCAGGACGTGTGCTCGGCGAGCACGGCGACCTGCTCCTGGGTGGCCGGGTCCTGCAGCTCGACGAAGTCGGTGAGCAGGCGGCGCAGGGTCAGCGGCCGGTCGACGGGCAGCGCGCCCCGGCTCCGACGGCGGGCGCGCAGCCGGACCGTGCGGTCCAGGTCGAGGCCGAAGCGGTCGGCGACGCGCTGGACGAGGGCCTCGGGATTGCTGGGCAGGACGGCCAGGTGATCAGCGGTGCGGTAGCTGACGCCCTCGGGCAGACGGAGCCGCAGGAACCGCTTGGAGCGTCCGAGTTCGTGGTCGGTGTCGACGAGCTCGTACGCTTCGATAACCTCCATCGGCTGGACGCCGTGGCGCTCGGCAAGACCACCGAGGACCGACTCCGAGGCATCCTCCAGCTCGTACAGCCCCTCTGCTTCCGCCTCCGGTGCGGGACCCGCCGCCTCACCGGCGACCGCCTCACCGTACTCGTCCAGCAGGACCGACCATAGGTCCTCCGTCCACTGATCGACCACTCCGCCGAAGTCACCCGAGGCGTCGGCGGCGCCGCGCTCCAGAAGCGGGACGGCCCCGGCGGCGGCCAGACGCTCGTCGATCAGGGTGGGGATGCGCTGGTAGGTCGCCGCCCAGTTGCGGTCGCCGACACCGAGGACGGCGTACCGCAGGCCGGCGAGCGAGCCGGGGGCAAGGTTCTCCAGAGCGGCGACGAACTCGGCTGCGTCGTCGGTGGGGCGGCCGTTGTAGGAAGCGGCGACGATGACGACGGGGCCCTCGGTTCCGGCCAGCCTTTCCGTGTACTCGTTGAGGGGGGTGACGGACGGGGTGAAGCCGTACTCCTCGCCGTCGCCGCCGAGGTCGCGGGCGATGCCGGCGCAGGTGCCGAGGTTGGATCCGTGCAGCAGGGTCAGCGCGGTGCCGCTCGCACGACGCGTCACGGTGGCGGTCCGGCCCGCGACGGGATCCGCCGCCGCCACGGCGGGCAGGCGCCGTTCGTCGCTGGTGCGGCGGGCGATCCGGAGGCTGAACCCGTCGGGCTTGATGGTCAGCGTCGACTTGATCTTCAGCTGGTAGTCGGTGTGGTCGATCAGACGGTAACGGTGCACCAGCAGGCCCAGCAGCAGGGTGGCCTCGTGCAGGGCGAACTGGCGGCCGATGCAGGCCCGCTCGCCGTTGCCGAACGGCTTGAAGGCATGGACCGAGCGGGCCGCCTCCCGCTCGGGGGTGAAGCGCTCGGGATCGAACAGCTCGACGTTCTCCCCCCAAGCCGCGTCACGGTGCAGGGCCGAGGTGATCACCATCAGCGACTCGCCCTTGCGTACGGGGTACTTGCCGCCGATGACCGTGTCCTCGATCGGCTCGACGGCGAACGCGGGAGCCGTCGGCCACAACCGCAGGCTCTCGTTGAGCACCTGGCGGATGTAGGTGAGCTTGCCGATGTCGCCGTACCCGGGATCCGGGTCGTCGGTGTCACCCCACAGGGCGTCCACCTCGGCCTGGGCCCGGGCGAGCACCTCCGGATGCTTGGTGAGGTAGTAGAGGGCGAAGGAGAGCGCGCTGCTGGTGGTCTCGTGGCCGGCGATCAGGAAGGTGATCACCTGGTGGCGGATGTTGACGTCGTCCAGCAGCTCGCCGGTGGCGGGGTCCTCGGTGTGCAGCATCAGCCCCATCAGGTCGTCCGTGCTGGTGTCGCCGGAGGTACGGCGCTCCTTGATCACGTCGTCGACGAGGTCCGTCATCAGGTCGACGTCCCTCCGGAACTGCTCGACCTTCTTCCTCTTGAAGAACTCGGAGCCCGGGATGGACTCACCCTTCTCCTGGGCGAAGACGAGAGCCCGGGCCATCGCGTCGACGAACGGGTGCAGGTCATTGCGCCGGAAGGACTGGAAGTCGTAGCCGAAGCCGCACAGCCCGATCGTGTCGAAGGTCAGCCGGGTCATCTCGTCGGGGACATCCACCGACTGCACCCCGGCGAGCCGGTCCCATTTGCCGATCAGCGAGCGGGCGACCTTGAGCATGGGGGCGTGGTAGCTCCGCATCGCACCGAGCGAGAACGCGGGCATCAGGATGTCGTGGGCCTTGCGCCAGTTCGGTTCGTGGTTGTAGGCGGTGAACAGACCGTCCCCGGCCAGGGCCCGAACCTCGACCAGGTCGGCGTGAACGTGCTTGCGGAAGCGGGTCTCGTCCGACAGCTCGGTCACGAGGTCCAGGCCGCCGATCATGACGGTGTTCCTCCCGAAGACCCGCAGCCGGTACAGAGGCCCGAACTCCCTGAACTCCTTCAGCAGGTAGGCCAGGAAGTCCGCGCCCGCGGGAAGGTTCAACGCGTGGCCTACGAGGGGCAGCGGGGGGCGCTCGGGGATCGCCCGCGCCGCACCTACGGACACCTGAGTCATGAGCGTGCCTTTCGTTTCTCTCCAGCGGTCACAACCAACGTACACGCGACTTTGTCAGTCGAACATGTCAAATGACTGTATCGAAGGACACAGTCGACGGAGGGAACCTGGAGTCCCACACAAGTTCGGCGGCCGCAGCTTGACAGGCGACCCCGTCAGCAGACACGGTTAACCGACATGGTCGTCTGACCAAGTCGTGCGTCTGAGTCATAGACGTGCGCTTCTTCCCGAGCACATCGAGGTTTGCGCATGGACACCATGCTGGCCGGGCGGCTTCGCCTGGACACCCGTACCTTCGCCGTCGAAGAGGTACCGATCCCGGTTCCCGGTCCGGGCGAAGTCCTCGTCGCAGTGCGGGCCGCCGGCGTCTGCCTGTCCGACATCCATCTGATCGACGGCAGCCTGAGCCCCTTCTACCCCGTGGACACCGTCAAGGACTCCGGCGCCCTGACCCCCGGCCATGAGGTGGCCGGTGTCGTCCACACCGTCGGCCCCGACGTCAAGGGCAACTGGACTCCCGGCCTGCGCGTCGTACTACAGGCCGGTCAGGCGTGCGGCGACTGCGCCGACTGCCTGCGCCACATGACCTGCCGCCAGCCTCTGACCCGAGGAGTGGACTACGACGGCGGCTGGGCGCAGTACGCCCTCGCCCGGGAGGACACGCTGCTCCCCATCCCGGACCACCTGCCGTTCGACCAGGCCGCGATCATCCCCGACGCCGTCTCCACCCCGTACGCCGCGATCGTCGACACCGGCGCGGTCCGCCCCGCGCAGGCAGTCGGCATCTGGGGAGCCGGAGGTCTCGGCGCCCACGGCATCCGGCTCGCCCGCCTGGCCGGAGCCGCCCCAGTCATCGCTGTCGACCCGCTGGCCTCGGCCCGCGAGCGCGCCCTCCTTTTCGGCGCCGACCACGCGCTGGACCCCACAGCCGGAGACTTCACCGAGGCGGTGCACCAAGCCACGGCAGGCCGGGGCATCGACGTCGCCTTCGACTTCGCCGGCGTCGGAGCGGCCCGCGCCCAGGCCACGACCGTGCTCGGCCCGAACGGCGTCCTGGTCCTCGCCGGCCTCACCCCGGAGCCGGTCAGCGTCGCCGACAGCATCGACTTCTGCTTCAACGTCCGGCAGATCCGCGGACACTACGGCTCCGAACCAGAGCACGTGGAACAGCTCGTCGCGCTGGCCGCCGCCGGACGGATCGACCTCGGCCCCTCCGTCAGCGCCCACGTCCCCCTGACCGAAGCCGCGGACGCCGTCGCCCGGCTGGAGAAGAAGGTCGGAGACCCGATCCGCCTCGTACTCACCCCCTGAGCACAGCGGGGTGGAGTCCGGATCACCAGGCACGACGCGGCCGATTCCGCCTCCACCCCCACCACCGCCCGAAGGTCAGCGACACCCCGGATATTCGGCCACCCCGCGCTGACAGGGCAGCCACTCAAATGCGACGACTACCTGCCCGGCTGAGATCCTTCTCTGTTTTGACATCTTTCGAGGGAACAGAAAGCAGCCGAAGCCGGTGTTCGATTACGAGGTCGGACGGCAAGCACGTTCACGATCGCCGAATTATTCGAATGAAGCTCGCCAATCGGTGATGCCCCGGACCCAGGAGTCGGCGCATCATGCACTCGCTCCGATCGAGACAGGTGCATACCTGGCACGGCACATAGCATTATCGAATCCCTTACCGGCCCGGTCACCCAATTACATCTCACCATACGCAGACCGCGTAATTGAAGGAGAAAAGCATGTCGAACTCTCTTGAAGGCGGAACCGAGGAAACTGCAGTCGACGTCGTGATCGTCGGTGCCGGCTTCGCCGGCCTGACCGCCGCAGAACGGCTGGTGAACATGGGCGTGTCGGTCTTGGTTGTGGAAGGTCGCGACCGCGTCGGAGGCCGAGCGTTCTCGGGCGAAGTGGCCGGGGTAAAGGTCGACCTCGGGGCGACGTGGGTCGCACGGCGGCACACTGCGATCCGGGACCTCGCGAGCCGGTTGGGGTGCACCACGACCAGTCAGTTCGACGAGGGCCACAACGTCCTGTGGATGGACGGACAGCGCAGCACCTACACCGGCACCTTCCCCGCGGTCTCACCTGAAGCCGTGGAAGACCTGGCCCGTATCCAGATGGCGGTGGCGGAACTGACTTCGACCATCAACGTCGATTCAGCCTGGGAATCCCCGGACGCCGGGCAGCTCGACGCAATCTCGTTCGGAGAATGGCTCGACCAGCAGCAGGCGACGACGAGCACCCGGGCCCTGATGACGATCCTCACCAAGGTGCAGTGGGGCTGCAGCCCGGGGGACGTCTCTCTGCTGCACGCTTTGCGCTACATTCGCGCTGCCGGGGGCGTGGAGCACATGCTCAGCGTCGAGGGCGGTCAGCAAGAGGAGCGAATCACCGAAACGACTCAGGAGATCGCCGTGAGGCTCGCCGAGCGACTCGGCGACAGGGTTGTCGTCGGTGCCCCTGTTCGACGCATCACCCAGGACGACAGCGGCGTCACGGTCAGCACCGACTCGAAAGTGATCAACGCCAAGTACGCCATCGTCACTGCCGCCCCCTCGCACCGCGCCGACATCGACTTCGAGCCTGCCCTGCCTGACAAGGCGGAAGGGCTCGCGAAGACGTGGCGTCTGGGCACGCTGAGCAAGGCATTCGTCGCCTATGAGAAGCCTTTCTGGCGAAGCAGCGGGCTTTCGGGTGAGGCACTGACCGACACCGGGACCGTTTTCATCACCTTCGACGTTTCGCCCGATGACAACGGACCAGGCGTCCTGATGGCCTTCTGCGACCCTCGCGTATTCGACGGTTTCAACCCGGCGGATCGACGTCGCCGGGTGATCGACCAGCTCGTCGAGCTGTACGGCGCTCAGGCGAGCGCCCCCATCGACTACGTGGACCACTGCTGGGGCCCGGCGTCCGAACCGTTCGCCCCGGGAGGGCCGAACCCTGCTGTAGCCCCCTATGCATCCGTCAGTTACGGCAGCGCCCTCACGGAGCCTCACGGGCGCATCCACTGGGCTGGGGTGGAAA
This window harbors:
- a CDS encoding bifunctional cytochrome P450/NADPH--P450 reductase, translating into MTQVSVGAARAIPERPPLPLVGHALNLPAGADFLAYLLKEFREFGPLYRLRVFGRNTVMIGGLDLVTELSDETRFRKHVHADLVEVRALAGDGLFTAYNHEPNWRKAHDILMPAFSLGAMRSYHAPMLKVARSLIGKWDRLAGVQSVDVPDEMTRLTFDTIGLCGFGYDFQSFRRNDLHPFVDAMARALVFAQEKGESIPGSEFFKRKKVEQFRRDVDLMTDLVDDVIKERRTSGDTSTDDLMGLMLHTEDPATGELLDDVNIRHQVITFLIAGHETTSSALSFALYYLTKHPEVLARAQAEVDALWGDTDDPDPGYGDIGKLTYIRQVLNESLRLWPTAPAFAVEPIEDTVIGGKYPVRKGESLMVITSALHRDAAWGENVELFDPERFTPEREAARSVHAFKPFGNGERACIGRQFALHEATLLLGLLVHRYRLIDHTDYQLKIKSTLTIKPDGFSLRIARRTSDERRLPAVAAADPVAGRTATVTRRASGTALTLLHGSNLGTCAGIARDLGGDGEEYGFTPSVTPLNEYTERLAGTEGPVVIVAASYNGRPTDDAAEFVAALENLAPGSLAGLRYAVLGVGDRNWAATYQRIPTLIDERLAAAGAVPLLERGAADASGDFGGVVDQWTEDLWSVLLDEYGEAVAGEAAGPAPEAEAEGLYELEDASESVLGGLAERHGVQPMEVIEAYELVDTDHELGRSKRFLRLRLPEGVSYRTADHLAVLPSNPEALVQRVADRFGLDLDRTVRLRARRRSRGALPVDRPLTLRRLLTDFVELQDPATQEQVAVLAEHTSCPPEKQPLTVFATADAETFREQVTVAGLSVLDLVERYRACELPFERFLEMLPVLRPRHYSISSSAAARPGEADLMVSLLAAPHRSGEGTFRGIASHFLQTVNAGDVIQARVLPCSESFRLPEDTSVPVILISAGTGLAPFRGAVLDRHHAGSTGTLLCYFGCDHPDVDFLHREEFEAAEAAGAVSMRPTFMHAPENGARFVQERIARESEEVWSVLESDGRVYICGDGRRMAPAVREAFMALYRERTGASDEQAVAWLAGLVESGRYVEDVWAG
- a CDS encoding flavin monoamine oxidase family protein encodes the protein MSNSLEGGTEETAVDVVIVGAGFAGLTAAERLVNMGVSVLVVEGRDRVGGRAFSGEVAGVKVDLGATWVARRHTAIRDLASRLGCTTTSQFDEGHNVLWMDGQRSTYTGTFPAVSPEAVEDLARIQMAVAELTSTINVDSAWESPDAGQLDAISFGEWLDQQQATTSTRALMTILTKVQWGCSPGDVSLLHALRYIRAAGGVEHMLSVEGGQQEERITETTQEIAVRLAERLGDRVVVGAPVRRITQDDSGVTVSTDSKVINAKYAIVTAAPSHRADIDFEPALPDKAEGLAKTWRLGTLSKAFVAYEKPFWRSSGLSGEALTDTGTVFITFDVSPDDNGPGVLMAFCDPRVFDGFNPADRRRRVIDQLVELYGAQASAPIDYVDHCWGPASEPFAPGGPNPAVAPYASVSYGSALTEPHGRIHWAGVETAGEWAGTMNGAVLTGQQTAERVAQRLGKRADTGAQ
- a CDS encoding zinc-binding dehydrogenase, coding for MDTMLAGRLRLDTRTFAVEEVPIPVPGPGEVLVAVRAAGVCLSDIHLIDGSLSPFYPVDTVKDSGALTPGHEVAGVVHTVGPDVKGNWTPGLRVVLQAGQACGDCADCLRHMTCRQPLTRGVDYDGGWAQYALAREDTLLPIPDHLPFDQAAIIPDAVSTPYAAIVDTGAVRPAQAVGIWGAGGLGAHGIRLARLAGAAPVIAVDPLASARERALLFGADHALDPTAGDFTEAVHQATAGRGIDVAFDFAGVGAARAQATTVLGPNGVLVLAGLTPEPVSVADSIDFCFNVRQIRGHYGSEPEHVEQLVALAAAGRIDLGPSVSAHVPLTEAADAVARLEKKVGDPIRLVLTP